The following are encoded in a window of Streptomyces sp. 11x1 genomic DNA:
- a CDS encoding alpha/beta hydrolase, with the protein MRFISETSSDGVREQLFTLGDIPGVLWTPEEAVAPRPLVLIGHGGGQHKKAPDILARARRFVTGGGFAVVAVDVPAHGDRPKVEEYDRIASENQARVAAGEELAPLIAGFQALVARQTVPEWRAVLDAVQQLEHVGAGPVGYWGVSLGCGLGVPFVAAETRVRAAVLGLGGAPASAEVAARITVPVEFLMQWDDERVPRAQSLALFDALASAEKTLHASPGKHGELPASELESGLKFFARHLG; encoded by the coding sequence ATGCGCTTCATCTCTGAGACGTCGTCCGACGGCGTCCGCGAACAGCTCTTCACCCTCGGCGATATTCCTGGCGTGTTGTGGACGCCGGAAGAGGCCGTCGCCCCTCGTCCGCTCGTCTTGATAGGACACGGTGGCGGTCAGCACAAGAAGGCCCCTGACATCCTGGCTCGTGCACGCCGCTTCGTGACCGGCGGCGGTTTCGCGGTCGTGGCGGTCGACGTTCCCGCTCACGGCGACCGGCCGAAGGTCGAGGAGTACGACCGGATCGCGTCTGAGAACCAGGCTCGCGTGGCAGCCGGTGAAGAATTGGCCCCGCTGATCGCCGGCTTCCAGGCGCTCGTGGCCCGCCAGACCGTGCCGGAATGGCGGGCGGTCCTGGACGCGGTTCAGCAACTCGAGCACGTAGGCGCCGGCCCGGTGGGCTACTGGGGAGTCTCGCTGGGATGCGGACTCGGTGTTCCGTTCGTCGCTGCCGAAACGCGGGTCCGCGCGGCGGTACTGGGCCTCGGCGGGGCGCCGGCGTCGGCCGAGGTCGCCGCACGGATCACCGTTCCGGTGGAGTTCTTGATGCAGTGGGACGATGAGCGGGTGCCGCGAGCTCAGAGCTTGGCGCTGTTCGACGCCTTGGCGTCGGCCGAGAAGACATTGCACGCCAGCCCCGGCAAGCACGGGGAACTCCCGGCATCCGAGCTGGAGAGCGGCTTGAAATTCTTCGCCCGACACCTCGGCTGA
- a CDS encoding ATP-binding protein, whose product MPVPIDTHREEAAVMPGGERSGGALTTGGAGGEAPALPRATLLLKRHFTGENLPQVRAQVEDTAAAAGLGGVRLGEFTLAVSEIAANAVEHAGGQGRLELRLLPHELECRITDDGPGFTPAIPELPGLTGTCPGRGLWLAHLVTDRLTVTTDRAGAEAGTGTGTEVTLAMRLG is encoded by the coding sequence GTGCCCGTACCCATCGACACCCATCGAGAGGAGGCGGCCGTGATGCCGGGCGGGGAGAGAAGCGGCGGAGCCCTCACGACCGGCGGAGCGGGCGGCGAGGCCCCCGCCCTTCCTCGCGCGACGCTGCTACTGAAACGCCACTTCACCGGAGAGAACCTGCCCCAGGTGCGGGCCCAGGTCGAGGACACGGCCGCGGCGGCGGGCCTGGGCGGCGTACGGCTCGGTGAGTTCACGCTCGCGGTCAGCGAGATCGCGGCCAACGCGGTCGAGCACGCCGGCGGTCAAGGCCGCCTCGAACTGCGCCTGCTCCCGCACGAGTTGGAGTGCCGCATCACCGACGACGGCCCCGGCTTCACCCCCGCCATCCCGGAACTCCCCGGCCTCACCGGCACCTGCCCCGGCCGCGGCCTCTGGCTCGCCCACCTGGTCACCGACCGCCTGACGGTGACGACGGACAGGGCGGGGGCGGAGGCGGGCACGGGCACGGGCACGGAAGTGACGCTGGCGATGCGGTTGGGGTAG
- a CDS encoding SDR family oxidoreductase has translation MSTKEFQGKKALVTGATSGIGRAIAVKLAEAGATVYVTGRRAELGKETVELIEQAGGTGHFLVADVANLDEVRRLAAEVGEVDVLVNNAGIFPSSPTPEQSLHDYEQIFDVNVRATYFLTAALVPAMVARKKGAIVNVSSIAGQIGTAVGSVYNASKAAMDALTRSWAVEFGAAGVRVNSVAPGPIRTDMAVDTVGEMFEAFSQSTPLTRAGEPEEIAEAVAFLASDRAAYITGAVLLADGGYIAT, from the coding sequence ATGTCAACCAAGGAATTTCAGGGCAAGAAGGCACTCGTCACCGGCGCCACCTCGGGCATCGGCCGCGCGATCGCGGTCAAGCTCGCGGAGGCGGGTGCCACCGTCTATGTGACCGGGCGCAGAGCTGAACTCGGCAAGGAGACCGTCGAGCTGATCGAGCAGGCGGGCGGCACGGGCCACTTCCTCGTCGCGGACGTCGCGAACCTCGACGAGGTCCGCAGGCTCGCCGCGGAGGTCGGCGAGGTGGACGTGCTCGTGAACAACGCGGGCATCTTCCCGTCCTCGCCGACCCCCGAGCAGTCGCTCCACGACTACGAGCAGATATTCGACGTCAACGTCCGCGCGACCTACTTCCTGACGGCCGCGCTCGTGCCGGCCATGGTGGCGAGGAAGAAGGGTGCGATCGTCAACGTGTCGTCGATCGCCGGGCAGATCGGCACCGCCGTGGGCTCCGTGTACAACGCCTCCAAGGCCGCGATGGACGCACTGACCCGATCGTGGGCCGTCGAGTTCGGTGCGGCGGGCGTACGCGTCAACTCCGTGGCACCCGGTCCGATCCGTACCGACATGGCCGTCGACACGGTGGGCGAGATGTTCGAGGCGTTCAGCCAGAGCACGCCGCTCACCCGGGCCGGCGAGCCCGAGGAGATCGCCGAGGCGGTGGCGTTCCTGGCCTCCGACAGGGCCGCCTACATCACCGGTGCGGTGCTCCTCGCCGACGGCGGCTACATCGCGACCTGA